The following proteins are encoded in a genomic region of Xanthomonas citri pv. mangiferaeindicae:
- a CDS encoding prolyl aminopeptidase: MRQLYPAIEPYDTGSLAVDDRHVLYYEQCGNPKGKPVVLLHGGPGGGCSPKMRCFHDPAKYRIVLFDQRGAGRSTPHADLVANTTWDLVADIERLREHLGIEQWQVFGGSWGSTLALAYAQSHARRVTELVLRGIFMLRRWELEWFYQEGASRLFPEAWQQYIAAIPHNERGDLIAAFHKRLTSDDEGVRLDAARAWSVWEGATSFLHIDEDFADSHADARFALAFARIENHYFVNGGFFEVDDQLLRDAYRIVDIPGVIVHGRYDVVCPVQNAWDLHQVWPKAELVITPASGHSAFEAENIDALVRATDRFA, from the coding sequence ATGCGACAGCTCTATCCCGCCATCGAACCCTACGACACCGGTTCGCTGGCCGTCGACGATCGACACGTCCTGTACTACGAACAGTGCGGCAACCCGAAGGGCAAGCCGGTCGTGCTGCTGCATGGCGGTCCGGGCGGCGGTTGCAGCCCGAAGATGCGCTGCTTCCACGATCCGGCGAAGTACCGCATCGTACTGTTCGATCAGCGGGGTGCCGGACGCTCGACGCCGCATGCCGATCTGGTCGCCAACACCACCTGGGATCTGGTCGCCGACATCGAGCGTCTGCGTGAGCACCTGGGCATCGAGCAGTGGCAGGTCTTCGGCGGCTCGTGGGGGTCGACGCTGGCGCTGGCCTATGCCCAGAGCCACGCGCGCCGGGTTACCGAACTGGTGTTGCGCGGCATTTTCATGCTGCGTCGCTGGGAACTGGAATGGTTCTACCAGGAGGGTGCGTCGCGTCTGTTCCCGGAAGCCTGGCAGCAGTACATCGCGGCGATTCCGCACAATGAGCGTGGCGACCTGATCGCTGCGTTCCACAAGCGCCTGACCAGCGACGACGAGGGCGTGCGCCTGGACGCCGCCCGCGCGTGGAGCGTCTGGGAAGGCGCCACGAGCTTCCTGCATATCGACGAGGACTTCGCCGACAGCCATGCCGATGCCCGGTTCGCGCTCGCGTTCGCGCGCATCGAGAACCACTACTTCGTCAACGGGGGCTTCTTCGAAGTCGACGACCAGCTGCTGCGCGACGCCTACCGCATCGTCGACATCCCGGGCGTCATCGTGCATGGCCGCTACGATGTCGTCTGCCCGGTGCAGAACGCCTGGGACCTGCACCAGGTCTGGCCGAAGGCGGAACTGGTGATCACGCCGGCCTCGGGCCACTCGGCGTTCGAGGCCGAGAACATCGACGCGCTGGTCCGCGCGACCGACCGCTTCGCCTGA
- a CDS encoding LysR family transcriptional regulator: protein MRIDLSDLRLFLHIVDAGSISQGAARAHLALASASERLRRIEADAGIALLERHARGVRATEAGEALAHHARRMLRRHGMLRDELQAFAAGARGTLRLYANTAAATGFLPEALAPWLAARPAVRIELKERTSAEIVRAVASGRIEAGVVADSVDAGDLHLAPVADDRLVLIVPVDHPLAAVREAAFADALALPFIGLAPGSALQDHLDAHAADAGRAFAFRIRVRTFEDLCLLVARGVGVGIVPAGAAQRYRRRHPHRAITLREAWACRRLCVCVRDWRGLAPPMRDLLVHLGAGPLPDIDG, encoded by the coding sequence GTGCGAATCGACCTGTCCGACCTGCGCCTGTTCCTGCACATTGTCGATGCCGGCAGCATCAGCCAGGGGGCGGCGCGTGCGCACCTGGCACTGGCCTCGGCCAGCGAGCGGCTGCGGCGGATCGAGGCCGATGCCGGCATCGCCTTGCTCGAGCGGCACGCCCGCGGTGTCCGCGCGACCGAGGCCGGCGAGGCGCTCGCGCACCATGCGCGGCGCATGCTGCGACGGCACGGCATGCTGCGCGACGAACTGCAGGCCTTCGCGGCGGGCGCGCGCGGAACCTTGCGGCTGTACGCCAATACCGCAGCGGCGACCGGTTTTCTGCCGGAGGCGCTGGCGCCGTGGCTGGCGGCGCGTCCGGCAGTCCGCATCGAGTTGAAAGAACGTACCAGCGCAGAGATCGTGCGTGCGGTCGCTTCGGGCCGTATCGAGGCCGGTGTGGTCGCCGACAGTGTCGATGCCGGAGATCTGCATCTGGCGCCGGTGGCGGACGACCGACTGGTGCTGATCGTGCCGGTCGACCATCCGCTCGCCGCTGTACGCGAGGCGGCATTCGCCGATGCGCTCGCATTGCCGTTCATCGGCCTGGCGCCGGGCAGTGCATTGCAGGATCACCTCGACGCGCACGCGGCGGACGCCGGACGCGCGTTCGCGTTCCGCATCCGTGTCCGGACCTTCGAGGACCTGTGCCTGCTGGTCGCGCGCGGCGTCGGCGTTGGCATCGTGCCCGCTGGCGCCGCGCAGCGTTACCGTCGCCGCCATCCCCATCGCGCGATCACGCTGCGCGAGGCTTGGGCATGTCGCCGGCTGTGCGTCTGTGTTCGCGACTGGCGAGGCCTGGCGCCGCCGATGCGCGACCTGCTCGTCCACCTGGGGGCCGGTCCGCTGCCCGACATCGACGGGTGA
- a CDS encoding NAD(P) transhydrogenase subunit alpha, with amino-acid sequence MAVVVLAIKETAPGERRVALTPETVRKLTAAGATVLAQRGLGEGAHFADAAYAEAGAHLVGDEALPQADLVLCVQAPSSDAITRLKPGAALIGTLQPDAEPARAEALRTRGILAFPLERLPRTTRAQAMDVLSSQAGMAGYKAVLIGAQLAPRFFPMLTTAAGTIRPSKVLVVGAGVAGLQAIATARRLGAQVEGFDVRPETREQIESLGARFLDLGVSAAGEGGYARALTDEERAEQQRRLAAHLAGIDVVVCTAAVPGRRAPTIIDADMVAGMRPGSVIVDLAAETGGNCAVTVPGQTVEVAGVTVTGPLDLASLGATHASEMYARNVQHFVSLLLVDGALAFDWTDELLARTVWPQVPATAPTSGAPA; translated from the coding sequence ATGGCGGTCGTCGTGCTTGCGATAAAGGAAACCGCACCTGGCGAACGCCGGGTGGCGCTGACGCCGGAGACGGTCCGGAAACTGACCGCCGCCGGGGCCACCGTGCTCGCCCAGCGCGGCCTGGGCGAAGGCGCGCATTTCGCCGATGCCGCCTATGCCGAGGCCGGCGCGCATCTGGTCGGCGACGAGGCGCTGCCGCAGGCCGACCTGGTGCTATGCGTGCAGGCCCCATCCAGCGACGCGATCACTCGGCTCAAGCCCGGCGCCGCCCTGATCGGCACCTTGCAACCCGATGCCGAGCCGGCACGCGCCGAGGCGCTGCGCACACGCGGCATCCTCGCCTTTCCGCTCGAACGGCTGCCGCGCACCACGCGCGCGCAGGCGATGGACGTGCTCAGCTCGCAGGCCGGCATGGCCGGCTACAAGGCGGTGCTGATCGGCGCGCAACTGGCGCCGCGGTTCTTCCCGATGCTGACCACCGCCGCCGGCACGATCCGGCCCTCGAAGGTGCTGGTGGTCGGTGCCGGTGTCGCCGGACTGCAGGCGATCGCGACCGCGCGGCGCCTGGGCGCGCAGGTCGAGGGCTTCGACGTGCGGCCCGAAACGCGCGAGCAGATCGAATCGCTGGGCGCACGCTTTCTTGACCTCGGCGTGAGCGCCGCCGGCGAGGGCGGCTATGCCCGCGCCCTGACCGATGAAGAGCGTGCCGAGCAGCAACGCCGCCTGGCCGCGCATCTGGCCGGCATCGATGTCGTGGTGTGCACTGCCGCCGTGCCTGGCCGGCGGGCGCCGACGATCATCGACGCCGACATGGTCGCCGGCATGCGGCCGGGCAGCGTGATCGTGGATCTGGCCGCCGAAACCGGCGGCAACTGCGCGGTCACCGTGCCCGGTCAGACCGTCGAGGTCGCAGGCGTCACGGTCACAGGCCCGTTGGATCTGGCGAGCCTGGGCGCGACCCACGCCAGCGAGATGTACGCACGCAACGTCCAGCACTTCGTATCGCTGCTGCTCGTCGATGGCGCTCTCGCGTTCGACTGGACCGACGAACTGCTGGCCCGGACGGTGTGGCCGCAGGTGCCGGCCACCGCCCCCACTTCCGGAGCTCCCGCATGA
- a CDS encoding NAD(P) transhydrogenase subunit beta, which produces MSGLDLRAGLIAASYFIAATLFLLGLQRMASPKTARSGIQWAGVGMLLATAATFFVPGLHNLGLMATAIALGTVLAWVSGKKVAITDMPQMVALYNGLGGGSAAAIGAVELLRWSQHAGAPASVPLVLATLGALIGAIALSGSVIAWAKLDGRMDKRYAFPGQQLFNLAVFVAALIIGGLVVHALELPAIVAFFVLALALGVLMTLPIGGADMPVVISLYNALTGLAVAFEGYVLGNEALMIAGTMVGAAGMLLTRLMAKAMNRSIRSVLFSNFGPGAQAQAIEGTQKPIEAGDVAAMMAYAERVVIVPGYGMAVAQAQHKIRELSQRLIERGVKVKFAIHPVAGRMPGHMNVLLAEAGVPYDLIVDMDDINPEFANTDVTLVIGANDVVNPVAKTDPASPIYGMPILDVIDSKHVVVIKRGKGTGFAGIENALFYADNTRMLYGDGAEVAGALVTELKALDGGH; this is translated from the coding sequence ATGAGCGGCCTCGATCTGCGCGCAGGACTGATCGCGGCAAGTTACTTCATCGCCGCAACGCTGTTCCTGCTCGGTTTGCAGCGCATGGCCTCGCCGAAGACCGCGCGCTCGGGCATCCAGTGGGCCGGCGTGGGCATGCTGCTGGCGACCGCGGCGACGTTCTTCGTGCCGGGCCTGCACAACCTCGGCCTGATGGCGACGGCGATCGCGCTGGGCACCGTGCTGGCCTGGGTGTCGGGCAAGAAAGTCGCGATCACCGACATGCCGCAGATGGTCGCGCTCTACAACGGTCTGGGCGGCGGCTCGGCGGCAGCGATCGGCGCGGTCGAGCTGCTGCGCTGGTCGCAGCATGCCGGCGCACCCGCCTCGGTGCCGCTGGTGCTGGCGACGCTGGGCGCACTGATCGGCGCGATCGCACTGTCGGGCTCGGTGATCGCCTGGGCCAAGCTCGACGGGCGCATGGACAAGCGCTACGCCTTTCCCGGGCAGCAACTGTTCAACCTGGCGGTGTTCGTCGCCGCGCTCATCATAGGCGGGCTGGTCGTGCATGCGCTTGAGCTGCCGGCGATCGTCGCGTTCTTCGTCTTGGCGCTCGCGTTGGGCGTGCTGATGACGCTGCCGATCGGCGGCGCCGACATGCCGGTGGTGATCTCGCTGTACAACGCGCTGACCGGCCTGGCGGTGGCCTTCGAAGGCTACGTGCTGGGCAATGAGGCGCTGATGATCGCCGGCACGATGGTCGGCGCGGCCGGCATGCTGTTGACCCGGCTGATGGCCAAGGCGATGAACCGCTCGATCCGCAGCGTGCTGTTTTCCAACTTCGGCCCCGGCGCGCAGGCGCAGGCGATCGAGGGCACGCAGAAGCCGATCGAGGCCGGCGACGTGGCGGCGATGATGGCCTATGCCGAGCGGGTGGTGATCGTGCCCGGCTACGGCATGGCCGTGGCCCAGGCGCAGCACAAGATCCGCGAACTGAGCCAGCGCCTGATCGAGCGTGGGGTCAAGGTCAAGTTTGCGATCCACCCGGTCGCCGGGCGCATGCCCGGGCACATGAACGTGCTGCTGGCCGAAGCCGGGGTGCCCTACGACCTGATCGTCGACATGGACGACATCAACCCCGAGTTCGCCAACACCGACGTGACCCTGGTCATCGGCGCCAACGACGTCGTCAATCCGGTCGCCAAGACCGACCCGGCGAGCCCGATCTACGGCATGCCGATCCTGGACGTGATCGATTCGAAGCATGTCGTGGTCATCAAGCGTGGCAAGGGCACGGGCTTTGCCGGCATCGAGAACGCGCTGTTCTACGCCGACAATACCCGCATGCTCTACGGCGACGGCGCCGAGGTGGCCGGCGCCCTGGTCACCGAGCTCAAGGCGCTCGACGGCGGGCATTAG
- a CDS encoding DNA mismatch repair protein MutT: MTNPDAGPADAAEVLYQGDWLRLVRRGTWESCERTHGGNGMAVLIIAVTPDDEVLFVEQYRVPLGARTIEMPAGLVGDHGSSDSLEDAARRELIEETGWSAGRVDVLLTGPTTAGMSNERVAFVRARELTRVGAGGGIDDEAIIVHTVPRATAPAWLMRKHAEGYELDLKLWAGLWMIDHQPDGMPVD; encoded by the coding sequence ATGACGAATCCGGATGCAGGACCCGCCGACGCGGCGGAAGTGCTTTACCAGGGCGACTGGCTGCGGCTGGTGCGCCGGGGCACGTGGGAATCGTGCGAACGCACCCACGGCGGCAACGGCATGGCGGTGCTGATCATTGCGGTCACGCCGGACGACGAGGTGCTGTTCGTCGAGCAGTACCGGGTGCCGCTGGGTGCGCGCACGATCGAGATGCCGGCCGGCCTGGTCGGCGACCACGGCAGCTCCGATTCGCTCGAGGACGCAGCCCGGCGCGAGCTGATTGAGGAGACCGGCTGGTCGGCCGGGCGTGTCGATGTGCTGCTGACCGGCCCGACGACGGCAGGCATGAGCAACGAGCGCGTGGCCTTCGTCCGCGCCCGCGAGCTGACCCGGGTCGGCGCCGGCGGCGGCATCGACGATGAGGCCATCATCGTCCACACCGTGCCGCGCGCCACCGCGCCGGCCTGGCTGATGCGCAAGCATGCCGAAGGCTACGAGCTCGACCTCAAACTCTGGGCGGGGCTGTGGATGATCGACCACCAGCCCGACGGCATGCCGGTCGACTGA
- a CDS encoding NAD(P)(+) transhydrogenase, translating to MIDGFVALYIVMLAAIAGHVIISRVPVILHTPLMSGSNFIHGIVLIGAMVVLGHADTTLEKAIGFLAVLMGAGNAAGGYVVTERMLEMFKPTAKRSDAP from the coding sequence ATGATCGATGGATTCGTGGCGCTGTACATCGTGATGCTGGCCGCGATCGCCGGCCACGTGATCATTTCGCGCGTGCCGGTGATCCTGCACACGCCGCTGATGTCGGGGTCGAACTTCATCCACGGCATCGTGCTGATCGGTGCGATGGTCGTGCTCGGCCATGCCGACACGACGCTCGAGAAGGCGATCGGCTTCCTCGCGGTGCTGATGGGCGCGGGCAACGCCGCCGGCGGCTATGTCGTCACCGAGCGGATGCTGGAGATGTTCAAGCCCACCGCCAAGCGGAGCGACGCGCCGTGA
- a CDS encoding putative Fe-S cluster assembly protein SufT, producing the protein MYSRSSEPVRFERDCEAVLVPQGEEVTLPAGSAGYITQALGGSYTVFVEGNLFRIAGRDADAIGKEPPVPLELPDDADDAAVERMVWHQLRTCFDPEIPINVVDLGLVYEAVVIPVDNGHRKVEVRMTLTAPGCGMGEILVDDVRSKLELIPTVDEADVELVFDPPWNRSMMSEAAQLETGML; encoded by the coding sequence ATGTACTCCCGCAGCAGCGAACCCGTCCGTTTCGAACGCGATTGCGAAGCCGTCCTCGTCCCCCAGGGCGAGGAGGTGACGCTGCCGGCCGGCAGCGCCGGCTACATCACTCAGGCACTGGGCGGCAGCTACACCGTATTCGTCGAGGGCAATCTGTTCCGGATTGCCGGCCGCGACGCCGATGCGATCGGCAAGGAGCCGCCGGTGCCGCTGGAACTGCCCGACGACGCCGACGATGCCGCGGTCGAGCGCATGGTCTGGCACCAGTTGCGGACCTGCTTCGACCCCGAGATTCCGATCAACGTCGTCGATCTGGGTCTGGTCTACGAGGCCGTGGTGATTCCGGTCGACAACGGGCACCGCAAGGTCGAGGTGCGGATGACGCTGACCGCGCCGGGCTGCGGCATGGGCGAGATCCTGGTCGACGACGTGCGCAGCAAGCTCGAACTCATCCCGACGGTCGACGAGGCCGATGTCGAACTGGTGTTCGATCCGCCGTGGAACCGGTCGATGATGTCCGAAGCCGCGCAACTCGAGACCGGCATGCTCTGA
- a CDS encoding nitroreductase has protein sequence MLPNAERLLDALDARRSVPARQLNAPGPDDATLQRMLRSAVRVPDHGKRVPFRFLRIAGDARHTLGERLVARARARDPEIGAAALDKDRHRFSHAPLVIAVVAILDPHDTAIPDIERLLTAGSVCFALLQAAQACGFGASWLTGWPAYDGEILAALGLGEHERIAGFIHIGSPRLDPPERERPDPAALLQDWVAP, from the coding sequence ATACTCCCAAATGCTGAACGCCTTCTCGACGCGCTCGATGCGCGGCGCTCGGTGCCGGCGCGCCAGCTCAATGCGCCAGGACCCGACGACGCGACCCTGCAGCGCATGCTGCGCTCGGCGGTGCGGGTCCCCGACCACGGCAAGCGGGTGCCGTTCCGGTTCCTGCGCATCGCCGGCGATGCGCGCCACACACTCGGTGAACGGTTGGTGGCCCGCGCCCGTGCGCGCGATCCGGAGATCGGCGCCGCCGCGCTCGACAAGGACCGCCACCGGTTCTCGCACGCGCCGCTGGTGATCGCGGTCGTCGCGATCCTGGACCCGCACGACACCGCGATCCCCGACATCGAGCGCCTGCTGACCGCCGGCAGCGTGTGCTTTGCGCTGCTGCAGGCCGCGCAGGCCTGTGGCTTCGGCGCCTCCTGGCTGACCGGCTGGCCGGCTTACGACGGCGAGATCCTCGCCGCGCTTGGCCTGGGCGAGCACGAGCGCATCGCCGGCTTCATCCACATCGGCAGCCCGCGGTTGGATCCGCCCGAACGCGAACGCCCGGACCCGGCCGCGCTGCTGCAGGACTGGGTCGCACCGTGA
- a CDS encoding RNA polymerase sigma factor: MSAPLPAATAAPDPGPPATIEAFLASVERRAFRFAELGLRHRDDALDVVQDAMIRMLGYRDRPASEWTPLFWTVLRSRIVDTQRRRTFRLSWLTDARTPDGEEIDWADAGPDPSRSHDGREAWQRLAEALRQLPRRQREAFTLRVLEEFDVGTTARIMGCGEGSVKTHLFRAREALQTQLEEFR; this comes from the coding sequence GTGAGCGCTCCCCTGCCCGCGGCGACGGCCGCCCCCGACCCCGGGCCGCCGGCCACAATCGAAGCGTTCCTGGCGAGCGTGGAGCGTCGGGCGTTCCGTTTCGCCGAACTCGGCCTGCGCCATCGCGACGACGCGCTCGACGTGGTGCAGGACGCGATGATCCGGATGCTGGGCTATCGCGACCGGCCGGCGTCGGAATGGACGCCGCTGTTCTGGACCGTGCTGCGCAGTCGGATCGTCGACACCCAGCGCCGGCGCACCTTCCGGCTGAGCTGGCTCACCGACGCACGCACACCTGATGGCGAGGAGATCGACTGGGCCGATGCCGGCCCCGACCCGTCGCGTTCACACGACGGCCGAGAGGCCTGGCAGCGGCTGGCCGAGGCGCTGCGCCAGCTGCCGCGCCGCCAGCGCGAGGCGTTCACGCTGCGAGTGCTGGAGGAATTCGACGTCGGGACCACCGCCCGCATCATGGGATGCGGCGAGGGCTCGGTGAAAACCCATCTGTTCCGTGCCCGCGAGGCGCTGCAGACGCAATTGGAGGAGTTTCGATGA
- a CDS encoding PhnA protein — MSEEDTLVVKDSNGTTLADGDSVTLIKDLKVKGTSVTLKRGTLVKNIRLTDDADLIECNAEKVKGLVLRTEFLKKA, encoded by the coding sequence ATGTCGGAAGAAGACACCCTCGTCGTCAAGGACAGCAACGGCACCACGCTCGCCGACGGCGACTCGGTCACGCTGATCAAGGACCTCAAGGTCAAGGGCACCAGCGTCACGCTCAAGCGCGGGACGCTGGTCAAGAACATCCGTCTCACCGACGACGCCGACCTGATCGAGTGCAACGCCGAGAAGGTCAAGGGCCTGGTGCTGCGCACCGAGTTCCTCAAGAAAGCCTGA
- a CDS encoding exodeoxyribonuclease IX, producing MSLTPPAVQSPATPPTAPLYLVDASLYVFRAWHSMPDEFHDAEGWPTNAVQGFARFLAELIERERPRHIAVAFDEALDSCFRNRLYPAYKANRPPAPDALRRQFAHCKALCRALGLVVLADTEYEADDLIGSALQAGRNRAHHGVIVSADKDLSQLLQGADEQWDYARGQRWTAAGVRARHGVEAHQIADYLALCGDAIDNIPGVPGIGCKTAASLLHHFGTLDALLARSDEIAFLRFRGAAQAGAKLRQHAEAAQLYRQLTTIACDAPLGEGADGFARRDGDAQALSALCTALRFGPLTRRRLYAAAGLTWAPVAEA from the coding sequence GTGAGCCTGACGCCCCCCGCCGTCCAGTCGCCCGCCACGCCGCCGACCGCCCCGCTGTACCTGGTCGACGCCAGCCTCTACGTGTTTCGCGCCTGGCACTCGATGCCCGACGAGTTTCACGACGCCGAGGGCTGGCCGACCAATGCCGTGCAGGGCTTCGCACGGTTTCTCGCCGAACTGATCGAGCGCGAGCGCCCGCGCCACATCGCGGTCGCCTTCGACGAAGCGCTCGACAGCTGTTTCCGCAATCGCCTGTACCCGGCCTACAAGGCCAATCGCCCGCCCGCGCCCGACGCGCTGCGCCGGCAGTTCGCGCACTGCAAGGCGCTGTGCCGCGCGCTCGGCCTGGTCGTGCTCGCCGACACCGAGTACGAGGCCGATGATCTGATCGGCAGCGCGCTGCAGGCCGGTCGTAACCGCGCGCACCACGGCGTCATCGTCTCGGCCGACAAGGACCTGTCGCAATTGCTCCAGGGCGCCGACGAGCAGTGGGACTACGCTCGCGGCCAACGCTGGACGGCGGCCGGCGTACGTGCGCGCCATGGCGTGGAGGCGCACCAGATCGCCGACTACCTCGCGCTGTGCGGCGACGCGATCGACAACATCCCCGGCGTGCCGGGCATCGGCTGCAAGACCGCGGCCAGCCTGCTGCACCACTTCGGCACGCTTGACGCGCTGCTGGCGCGCAGCGACGAGATCGCGTTCCTGCGTTTCCGTGGTGCCGCCCAGGCGGGGGCGAAGTTGCGCCAGCATGCCGAAGCCGCGCAGTTGTATCGACAGCTGACGACGATCGCCTGCGATGCGCCACTGGGCGAGGGCGCGGACGGCTTCGCGCGGCGCGACGGCGATGCGCAGGCGTTGTCGGCGCTGTGCACCGCGCTGCGTTTCGGCCCGCTGACCCGGCGGCGCCTGTACGCCGCGGCCGGGCTGACGTGGGCGCCGGTGGCCGAAGCCTGA
- a CDS encoding protein-(glutamine-N5) methyltransferase, release factor-specific: protein MDTPSPRLDAALRAAASRIDATDARWLLAHALGRPHSWLFAHGDDPIEPAQAARFEALVARRAAGEPVAYLIGRRGFWRFDLAVSPATLIPRPETERLVELALARLPAGPGAAVADLGTGSGAVALALAVERPDVDVVATDLSEAALAVARANAAELGLARVTFLAGDWYAPLAGRRFDVLVSNPPYIEADDPHLARGDLRFEPPTALASGDDGLDAIRVLAGGACAHLRPGGWLLVEHGLAQGAAVRALFEAAGLGDVETACDLEQRDRVTFGRAGGA from the coding sequence ATGGATACGCCTTCCCCCCGACTCGATGCAGCGCTGCGCGCCGCCGCGTCGCGCATCGACGCCACCGATGCGCGCTGGCTGCTCGCCCACGCCCTCGGGCGTCCGCACAGCTGGCTGTTCGCGCATGGCGACGACCCGATCGAGCCGGCGCAGGCTGCGCGTTTCGAAGCACTGGTGGCGCGTCGCGCTGCCGGCGAGCCGGTCGCCTACCTGATCGGGCGTCGCGGCTTCTGGCGGTTCGACCTGGCGGTATCGCCGGCCACGCTGATTCCCAGGCCCGAGACCGAGCGGCTGGTCGAACTGGCGCTGGCGCGGCTGCCGGCCGGCCCCGGTGCCGCGGTTGCCGACCTGGGCACCGGCAGCGGTGCGGTCGCGCTCGCGCTTGCGGTCGAGCGCCCGGACGTCGACGTGGTCGCCACCGACCTGAGCGAGGCCGCGCTCGCCGTTGCGCGCGCCAATGCCGCCGAGCTGGGGCTCGCGCGCGTGACGTTCCTGGCCGGCGATTGGTACGCGCCGCTCGCAGGCCGCCGCTTCGATGTGCTGGTCAGCAACCCGCCGTACATCGAGGCGGACGATCCACACCTGGCGCGGGGCGATCTGCGCTTCGAGCCGCCGACCGCACTGGCCTCGGGCGACGACGGCCTCGACGCGATCCGCGTGCTGGCCGGCGGGGCCTGCGCGCACCTGCGGCCCGGTGGTTGGCTGTTGGTCGAACACGGGCTGGCGCAAGGCGCGGCGGTGCGCGCGCTGTTCGAAGCGGCAGGCCTTGGCGATGTGGAGACCGCGTGCGATCTGGAGCAGCGCGACCGCGTGACCTTCGGACGCGCCGGGGGCGCCTGA